A genomic window from Methylorubrum extorquens includes:
- the glnT gene encoding type III glutamate--ammonia ligase codes for MTHELEAAARERGIKYFLISYTDLFGTQRAKLVPAAAIASTCRNGAGFAGFATWLDMSPADADLLAMPDPEGLIQLPWKPEVGWLPADLVMDGKAVEQGPRNILKRLIKEAAREGLQMKSGVECEFFLITPCGSEPADTADRQTKPCYDQSALMRRYEVITEICDAMLALGWKPYQNDHEDANGQFEMNWDYDDALITADRHAFFKYMTRSIAEKHGFRATFMPKPFMDLTGSGCHAHVSLWRDGQNVFSDRSDEIGLSKLGYHFIGGLIHSADALAALTNPCVNSYKRINAPRTTSGATWAPNTVTYTGNNRTHMIRIPDGGRFEFRLADGAANPYLLQAGLLAAGLDGIRQGRDPGQRLDINMYTDGHTVEGVKRLPLNLLDALRALEASPVLNEALGAFVPSYLKLKRSEWDDYCRHLTQWERDTTLDC; via the coding sequence ATGACGCACGAACTCGAAGCCGCCGCCCGGGAACGCGGCATCAAGTACTTCCTCATCTCCTACACCGACCTGTTCGGCACCCAGCGCGCCAAGCTGGTGCCGGCCGCCGCGATCGCCAGCACCTGCCGCAACGGCGCGGGGTTTGCCGGCTTCGCCACCTGGCTCGACATGAGCCCGGCGGATGCCGACCTGCTGGCCATGCCCGACCCCGAGGGGCTGATCCAGCTTCCCTGGAAGCCGGAAGTCGGCTGGCTGCCCGCCGACCTCGTCATGGACGGCAAGGCCGTCGAGCAGGGGCCGCGCAACATCCTCAAGCGCCTGATCAAGGAAGCGGCCCGCGAGGGGCTTCAGATGAAGAGCGGTGTCGAGTGCGAGTTCTTCCTGATCACGCCCTGCGGCTCGGAGCCCGCCGACACCGCCGACCGGCAGACCAAGCCCTGTTACGACCAATCCGCCCTGATGCGCCGCTACGAGGTGATCACCGAGATCTGCGACGCGATGCTGGCGCTCGGCTGGAAGCCCTACCAGAACGACCACGAGGACGCGAACGGCCAGTTCGAGATGAACTGGGACTACGATGACGCGCTGATCACCGCCGACCGGCACGCCTTCTTCAAGTACATGACCCGCTCGATCGCCGAGAAGCACGGCTTCCGCGCGACCTTCATGCCCAAGCCCTTCATGGACCTGACGGGCTCGGGCTGCCACGCCCACGTCTCGCTCTGGCGCGACGGCCAGAACGTCTTTTCCGACCGCTCGGACGAGATCGGCCTGTCGAAGCTCGGCTACCACTTCATCGGCGGCCTGATCCACTCGGCGGATGCGCTCGCCGCGCTCACCAACCCTTGCGTGAACTCCTACAAGCGTATCAACGCGCCGCGCACCACCTCCGGCGCAACCTGGGCGCCCAACACCGTGACCTACACGGGCAACAACCGCACCCACATGATCCGCATCCCCGACGGCGGGCGCTTCGAGTTCCGCCTCGCGGATGGGGCAGCCAACCCCTACCTGCTCCAGGCGGGCCTCCTCGCCGCCGGCCTCGACGGCATTCGCCAGGGGCGCGATCCGGGGCAGCGCCTCGACATCAACATGTACACCGATGGCCACACCGTGGAGGGCGTCAAGCGCCTGCCGCTCAACCTGCTCGATGCGCTCCGCGCCCTCGAAGCGAGCCCCGTCCTCAACGAGGCGCTCGGTGCCTTCGTGCCGAGCTACCTCAAGCTCAAGCGCTCGGAATGGGACGATTACTGCCGCCACCTGACGCAATGGGAGCGCGACACCACGCTCGATTGCTGA
- a CDS encoding class II glutamine amidotransferase, whose amino-acid sequence MCGIVGLFLKNPKLEPQLGAMLSKMLETMTDRGPDSAGFAVYGSDGISDAGSVKLTLRGPRASALREAVSKMEGALSLSTEATERDTHTVLSVPAEREAEIRAWLKDNAPGIDVVSAGRRMEIYKEVGLPASVAERFALEGMAGTHGIGHTRMATESAVTTNGAHPFSTGTDECLVHNGSLSNHNDLRRRLRHEGLSFATLNDTEVAAGYLSWRMREGASLKQALESSLTDLDGFFTFVVGTENGFAVVRDPIACKPAVMAETDDYVAFGSEYRALVGLPGIDTARVFEPEPAKVYAWERVSHHASGERQ is encoded by the coding sequence ATGTGCGGTATTGTCGGACTATTCCTCAAGAATCCGAAGCTTGAACCGCAGCTCGGCGCGATGCTCTCCAAGATGCTGGAGACGATGACGGATCGCGGTCCCGACAGCGCGGGCTTTGCGGTCTACGGCTCGGACGGCATCTCGGATGCAGGCAGCGTGAAGCTGACTCTGCGCGGTCCCCGCGCTTCGGCCCTGCGCGAGGCTGTCTCGAAGATGGAAGGGGCGCTGTCACTCTCCACCGAGGCGACCGAGCGCGACACCCACACGGTCCTGTCCGTCCCGGCGGAGCGCGAGGCGGAGATCCGCGCCTGGCTCAAGGACAACGCGCCGGGCATCGATGTGGTGAGCGCGGGCCGGCGCATGGAGATCTACAAGGAGGTCGGCCTGCCGGCATCTGTCGCCGAGCGCTTCGCCCTGGAGGGCATGGCCGGCACCCACGGCATCGGCCACACCCGCATGGCCACCGAGAGCGCGGTGACGACCAACGGCGCCCATCCGTTCTCGACCGGCACCGACGAGTGCCTCGTCCATAACGGCTCGCTGTCGAACCACAACGACCTGCGCCGCCGCCTCCGGCACGAGGGCCTGAGCTTCGCGACGCTGAACGACACCGAGGTCGCCGCCGGCTACCTGAGCTGGCGCATGCGCGAGGGCGCCTCGCTGAAGCAGGCGCTGGAATCGAGCCTGACCGATCTCGACGGCTTCTTCACCTTCGTGGTCGGCACCGAGAACGGCTTTGCCGTGGTGCGCGACCCCATCGCCTGCAAGCCCGCCGTAATGGCCGAGACCGACGACTACGTCGCCTTCGGCTCCGAGTACCGGGCGCTGGTGGGCCTGCCCGGCATCGACACCGCCCGCGTGTTCGAGCCCGAGCCGGCCAAGGTCTACGCGTGGGAGCGCGTCAGCCACCACGCCTCCGGGGAGCGCCAGTGA
- a CDS encoding FMN-binding glutamate synthase family protein, with amino-acid sequence MTDHRQPPRTKPRLSATFTPDVMSEIRRAAATGIYDIRGAGAKRALPHFDDLLFLGASISRYPLEGYRERCGTEVVLGARFASKPIHLKTPVTIAGMSFGSLSANAKEALGRGATIAGTSTTTGDGGMTPEERGHSKTLVYQYLPSRYGMNPDDLRKADAIEVVIGQGAKPGGGGMLLGQKITERVAGMRCLPPGVDQRSACRHPDWTGPDDLAIKIEELREITDWEKPIYVKVGASRPYYDTALAAKSGADVVVLDGMQGGTAATQDVFIEHVGIPTLAAIRPAVQALQDLGLHRKVQLVVSGGIRSGADVAKVLALGADAVAIGTAALIALGDNDPRWQAEYEALGTTAGAYDDWHEGRDPAGITTQDPELAKRLDPELAGRRLANYLAVMTLEAQTIARACGKSHLHNLEPEDLVALTIEAAAMAQVPLAGTGWIPGKNPTASGM; translated from the coding sequence ATGACGGATCATCGCCAGCCTCCGCGCACCAAGCCGCGTCTGTCGGCGACCTTCACCCCCGACGTGATGTCCGAGATCCGCCGCGCGGCGGCCACCGGCATCTACGACATCCGTGGCGCGGGGGCGAAGCGCGCGCTGCCGCATTTCGACGACCTCCTGTTCCTCGGCGCCTCGATCAGCCGCTATCCGCTGGAAGGCTACCGCGAGCGCTGCGGCACCGAGGTGGTGCTGGGCGCGCGCTTCGCGAGCAAGCCGATCCACCTGAAGACGCCGGTCACCATCGCCGGGATGAGCTTCGGCTCGCTCTCGGCCAACGCCAAGGAGGCGCTCGGACGCGGTGCCACCATCGCCGGCACCTCCACCACCACCGGCGACGGCGGCATGACGCCGGAGGAGCGGGGCCATTCCAAGACCCTGGTCTACCAGTACCTGCCGTCGCGCTACGGCATGAACCCGGACGACCTGCGCAAGGCCGACGCCATTGAGGTCGTCATCGGCCAGGGCGCCAAGCCCGGCGGCGGCGGCATGCTGCTCGGCCAGAAGATCACCGAGCGCGTCGCCGGGATGCGCTGCCTGCCGCCCGGCGTCGATCAGCGCTCCGCCTGCCGCCACCCGGACTGGACAGGGCCGGACGACCTCGCCATCAAGATCGAGGAACTGCGCGAGATCACCGATTGGGAGAAGCCGATCTACGTCAAGGTCGGCGCCTCGCGCCCCTACTACGACACCGCGCTCGCGGCGAAGTCGGGCGCCGACGTGGTGGTGCTCGACGGCATGCAGGGCGGCACCGCCGCGACGCAGGACGTGTTCATCGAGCATGTCGGCATCCCGACACTCGCCGCGATCCGCCCGGCGGTTCAGGCGCTTCAGGATCTGGGGCTCCACCGCAAGGTGCAGCTCGTGGTGTCGGGCGGCATCCGCTCCGGCGCGGACGTGGCCAAGGTGCTGGCGCTCGGCGCCGACGCGGTCGCCATCGGCACCGCTGCGCTGATCGCGCTCGGCGACAACGACCCGCGTTGGCAGGCCGAGTACGAAGCACTCGGCACCACGGCCGGCGCCTACGACGACTGGCACGAGGGCCGCGACCCCGCCGGCATCACGACCCAGGATCCGGAACTGGCCAAGCGCCTCGACCCGGAACTCGCCGGCCGCCGGCTCGCCAACTACCTCGCGGTGATGACGCTGGAGGCCCAGACCATCGCGCGGGCCTGCGGCAAGAGCCACCTGCACAACCTCGAACCCGAGGATCTGGTGGCGCTCACCATCGAGGCCGCGGCGATGGCACAGGTGCCGCTCGCCGGAACCGGCTGGATTCCCGGCAAGAACCCGACGGCGTCCGGCATGTGA
- a CDS encoding protein glxC encodes MPSFDLRSAPLRELNRALHALRPDTNETHWTVTGPDGRHAIAAGLDAPVSVEIEGNVGYYCAGMNKLATVLVNGNAGVGVAENMISGLVHVRGDASQSAGATAHGGTLIIDGNAGARCGISMKGVDIVVKGSIGHMSAFMAQAGTLTVLGDAGEALGDSLYEAKLYVRGSVKSLGADCVEKAMRDEHLRELAEKLAAAGLAGEVSPSEFRRYGSARTLYHFHVDNAGAY; translated from the coding sequence ATGCCGAGCTTCGACCTGCGATCCGCCCCTCTGCGCGAGCTGAACCGGGCGCTCCACGCCCTGCGGCCCGACACCAACGAGACTCACTGGACCGTCACCGGTCCGGACGGGCGCCACGCCATCGCCGCCGGGCTCGACGCGCCGGTCTCCGTCGAGATCGAGGGCAATGTCGGCTACTATTGCGCCGGCATGAACAAGCTCGCCACCGTTCTCGTCAACGGCAATGCGGGCGTGGGGGTGGCCGAGAACATGATCTCCGGCCTCGTCCACGTGCGGGGCGATGCCAGCCAGTCGGCCGGCGCCACGGCCCATGGCGGCACGCTCATCATCGACGGCAATGCGGGCGCCCGCTGCGGCATCTCGATGAAGGGCGTCGATATCGTCGTGAAGGGCTCGATCGGCCACATGTCGGCCTTCATGGCACAAGCCGGCACGCTCACAGTGCTGGGGGACGCCGGCGAGGCCTTGGGCGACTCCCTCTACGAGGCCAAGCTCTACGTGCGCGGCTCGGTCAAAAGCCTCGGCGCGGACTGCGTCGAGAAGGCGATGCGCGACGAGCATCTCAGGGAACTCGCCGAGAAGCTCGCCGCCGCCGGCCTCGCCGGGGAAGTGAGCCCGAGCGAATTCCGCCGCTACGGCTCGGCTCGCACCCTCTACCACTTCCACGTCGACAACGCCGGAGCCTACTGA